A stretch of Henckelia pumila isolate YLH828 chromosome 4, ASM3356847v2, whole genome shotgun sequence DNA encodes these proteins:
- the LOC140861547 gene encoding uncharacterized protein: protein MAPRRVLNRERPEVTPLNDQASTETDQMDVTAPPMETLLKRFQYFKPPTLKGFDNAIGCESWLEDIDQLFDSLDYSDDRRIRLVIHQLQGIAKRWWISMKNALENRGTVVTWSLFKTEFYKRFFPVSYRKDKGAEFANLKQGNLNIEDYVSKFDSFLNFAPPFSENEKAKADQFINGLNPDIFTLVNIGRPDNFSDAMN, encoded by the exons atggcacctcgaagAGTTTTGAACAGGGAACGACCGGAAGTAACTCCTCTGAATGATCAGGCTAGCACCGAAACCGATCAGATGGACGTCACAGCACCTCCaatggaaaccttactgaagag GTTCCAATATTTTAAGCCGCCAACCTTGAAGGGTTTTGATAATGCAATTGGCTGTGAGAGTTGGCTGGAGGACATTGATCAGTTATTCGATTCTCTAGATTATTCTGATGatcgccgaatcaggttagtgatTCATCAGTTGCAGGGCATTGCTAAGAGATGGTGGATTTCAATGAAAAATGCTCTTGAGAATCGTGGTACAGTTGTcacttggagtttgttcaagactgaattctataagcgttTCTTCCCAGTGTCTTATagaaaggataagggagccgagtttgctaatctgaaacaagggaacCTGAATATTGAGGACTATGTGTCTAAGTTTGATAGCTTTCTAAATTTTGCACCCCCCTTTTCCGAAAATGAAAAAGCAAaggccgaccagttcattaatggcttgaaccctgatATTTTTACCCTAGTTAATATTGGAAGGCCCGATAATTTTTCCGATGCTATGAATTAG